Proteins encoded together in one Streptomyces sp. B1I3 window:
- a CDS encoding transketolase, with translation MTTDQAAHPLAERALRVRQHIVAMAASPEGAHIGGALSAADILTALYFDVLRVRPEEPDWPGRDYFVLSKGHAAVSLYAVLAERGFLPVEELDTYARNGSRLGGHPLRTVPGVEFPTGSLGHGLALGLGLALAARSDGRDNRTYVLLGDGELQEGSVWEAADAVAGLGLDNLTAVVDRNRLQINGSSHRGALTDRWRAFGWRAVEIDGHDLGALSAALREPPADPGVPTVLLADTVKGRGVPFLENRAKSHYALLSPTLRHRALKALAAASRTGKDR, from the coding sequence GTGACGACCGATCAGGCCGCCCATCCACTCGCCGAGCGGGCGCTGCGCGTGCGGCAGCACATCGTCGCGATGGCGGCGAGCCCCGAGGGGGCGCACATCGGCGGAGCACTGTCCGCCGCGGACATCCTCACCGCGCTCTACTTCGACGTGCTGCGGGTCCGGCCGGAGGAGCCCGACTGGCCCGGACGCGACTACTTCGTGCTCAGCAAGGGCCACGCCGCGGTCAGCCTGTACGCGGTGCTCGCCGAGCGTGGTTTCCTGCCCGTCGAGGAGCTGGACACCTACGCCCGCAACGGCAGCCGCCTGGGCGGCCACCCGCTGCGGACGGTGCCCGGTGTCGAGTTCCCCACCGGCTCCCTCGGCCACGGACTCGCTCTGGGGCTCGGGCTGGCTCTAGCCGCACGGAGCGACGGCAGGGACAATCGGACATACGTCCTACTCGGCGACGGTGAGCTCCAGGAAGGCAGCGTCTGGGAAGCCGCGGACGCGGTCGCCGGACTCGGCCTGGACAACCTGACCGCCGTGGTGGACCGCAACCGCCTCCAGATCAACGGTAGTTCGCACCGCGGCGCCCTGACCGACCGCTGGCGCGCCTTCGGGTGGCGGGCCGTGGAGATCGACGGGCATGACCTGGGCGCGCTGAGCGCCGCCCTGCGGGAGCCGCCGGCAGATCCCGGTGTCCCCACCGTGCTGCTCGCGGACACCGTCAAGGGGCGCGGTGTGCCGTTCCTGGAGAACCGCGCCAAGAGCCACTACGCGCTGCTCTCTCCCACTCTCCGGCACCGGGCCCTCAAGGCCCTCGCCGCCGCCTCGAGGACGGGGAAGGACCGATGA
- a CDS encoding amino acid adenylation domain-containing protein — MATDHPAPRDHPTSPAQRRLWFVDRLAPGGCAYTVPLAVRIRGALDQEMLRAALDEIVVRHEVLRTTFHLVDGEPVQRVHPARRPLPLAVHDLTGEPGTERLVDEAIDRASRQVFDLATRPPFTAELLRLGPTEHVLSLAAHHIVVDGWSLGRLLFELEALYTDFVVGRPASLPPLPLQYGDFARRLRSRAGEGSGERERAYWRTALEGAPPVLELPAVHPRTAAATGSGAGALRSARLSAGLTEDLVELAELHGSTLFMTLLTAFDVLLHRYTGRTDLVVGTPVAGRLSADVEPMIGCFINTLPLRVRVDPQRTFEELLGDVREVALGAYDHQALSFEEMVQMVHPDRSAGLAPLFQVMFAVNNTPPPAAPRGPLRFEPLPARRSEVKYDLNMSAAYTPAGIDLAVEYRTDLFDEAWVDRFLAQLRTLLQAVVEDPAGPVGDLPLLPAAERRLLLHEWNATGTDYPPVGAVHELIHRQVDLTPEAVALSFEGSELTYRELDGRANRLARHLRALGVGRGGRVGLCLHRSTELVVALLAVLKAGAAYVPLDPGHPEERRAFLCEDAGTEVVLTHAAARDRVPSAARLVVDLDADDAALEAYPEGRPEPVNEPDDSAYVIYTSGSTGTPKGVANSHRGIVNRLLWMQECFDLHSDDSVLQKTPYSFDVSVWEFLWPLMTGARLVVARPDGHKDPGYLAGLISAERVTTLHFVPSMLEVFLEAEVVGDLTSLRRVVCSGEALPAALARRFLAETENCGLHNLYGPTEAAVDVSHWQCRPGEPGPTVPIGRPIANTRLYVLDERGAPAPVGVPGELCIAGVQVAEGYLNRPELTASRFVTDPFHRGRMYRTGDLARWRPDGALDFLGRLDDQVKLRGFRIELGEVEAAARAVDGVRNAVAAARDQRLVAYVAGDRELVDTARLRAAMGRTLPEYMVPETVVWLDEVPLSPNGKVDRKALPDPGVLTDESEQVTARDGLELALVALWEDVLGRRPIGVTDDFFDLGGTSLRAVRLLSRVTAEHGRELPLSSLFAGGATIERMAAELRDGRSGAWSPIVPIRAAGSRPPLFCLPPAVGNALSYLDLTRHLPDDQPVYGLQSYGLDTGQHPVDTLEEAVEHYLDAIVGVQPEGPYHLVGFCVGSVVAYAVAQRLHGTGREVGSLTMLDGGPPNLDNGLEQADEADLAAWFGWELGRAADRRLEIDPAALRGLPPERLTEELLARAAAADVLPPDTATGQLSRLMAVFNANVRAVRGYPLEPWDGPLTVVRAAEEPQSPVGGWQRLVGRPLEIHDVPGDHYTMMRPPHVPELADLLARATDPDTPGSDQ, encoded by the coding sequence ATGGCGACTGACCACCCGGCCCCCCGGGACCACCCCACGTCGCCGGCCCAGCGTCGGCTCTGGTTCGTGGACAGGCTCGCTCCCGGTGGCTGCGCGTACACCGTGCCGCTCGCGGTACGGATCCGCGGCGCGCTCGACCAGGAGATGCTGCGGGCCGCCCTGGACGAGATCGTCGTCCGGCACGAGGTGCTGCGTACCACCTTCCACCTGGTCGACGGCGAGCCGGTGCAGCGGGTGCATCCCGCACGGCGGCCGCTGCCGCTGGCTGTGCACGACCTGACCGGGGAGCCAGGCACCGAGCGGCTGGTGGACGAGGCGATCGACCGTGCCTCCCGACAGGTGTTCGACCTGGCGACGAGACCGCCGTTCACCGCCGAGCTGCTGCGGCTCGGCCCGACGGAACATGTGCTGTCGCTGGCCGCGCACCACATCGTGGTGGACGGCTGGTCGCTGGGCCGGCTGCTCTTCGAACTGGAGGCCCTGTACACGGACTTCGTCGTCGGACGCCCTGCTTCGCTGCCGCCGCTGCCGCTGCAGTACGGTGACTTCGCCCGCCGCCTGCGCAGCCGGGCCGGCGAGGGTTCCGGTGAGCGTGAACGCGCCTACTGGCGCACCGCGCTGGAGGGCGCTCCGCCGGTGCTGGAGCTCCCGGCCGTCCACCCGCGTACCGCCGCCGCCACGGGGAGCGGGGCCGGAGCACTGCGGTCGGCGCGGCTTTCGGCCGGACTCACCGAAGACCTGGTCGAGCTGGCGGAGCTGCACGGCAGCACGCTCTTCATGACCCTGCTGACCGCCTTCGACGTGCTGCTGCACCGCTACACCGGCCGCACCGACCTGGTGGTCGGCACTCCGGTGGCCGGACGCCTCAGCGCCGATGTCGAGCCGATGATCGGCTGTTTCATCAACACCCTGCCGCTGCGGGTCCGGGTGGATCCGCAGCGGACCTTCGAAGAACTGCTGGGTGATGTCCGCGAGGTGGCGCTGGGCGCGTACGACCACCAGGCCCTCTCCTTCGAGGAGATGGTCCAGATGGTCCACCCCGACCGGTCTGCCGGACTCGCCCCGCTGTTCCAGGTGATGTTCGCGGTCAACAACACTCCGCCGCCCGCCGCCCCACGAGGTCCGCTGCGCTTCGAACCGCTGCCCGCCCGGCGCAGCGAGGTGAAGTACGACCTCAACATGTCGGCCGCGTACACCCCCGCCGGGATCGACCTCGCGGTCGAGTACCGCACCGACCTCTTCGACGAGGCATGGGTGGACCGGTTCCTCGCACAGCTCCGCACCCTCCTCCAGGCCGTGGTGGAGGACCCGGCCGGACCCGTCGGGGACCTCCCGCTGCTGCCCGCGGCCGAACGCCGCCTGCTGCTGCACGAGTGGAACGCCACCGGCACCGACTATCCGCCCGTGGGCGCCGTGCACGAGCTGATCCACCGGCAGGTGGACCTGACCCCCGAGGCCGTGGCGCTGTCCTTCGAGGGCAGCGAGCTGACCTACCGGGAGTTGGACGGGCGCGCCAACCGCCTGGCCCGCCATCTGCGCGCGCTCGGCGTGGGGCGCGGCGGCCGCGTGGGCCTCTGCCTGCACCGCTCGACGGAGCTGGTGGTCGCGCTGCTCGCGGTGCTCAAGGCGGGCGCCGCTTATGTACCGCTCGACCCGGGCCACCCGGAGGAGCGACGCGCGTTCCTGTGCGAGGACGCCGGGACGGAAGTGGTGCTCACCCATGCCGCCGCCCGCGACAGGGTGCCTTCGGCCGCGCGGCTGGTCGTGGACCTGGACGCGGACGACGCTGCCCTCGAAGCGTACCCGGAGGGAAGACCCGAGCCGGTCAACGAGCCGGACGACAGCGCGTACGTCATCTACACCTCGGGCTCCACCGGAACGCCCAAGGGGGTGGCCAACAGCCATCGGGGCATCGTCAACCGGCTGCTGTGGATGCAGGAGTGCTTCGACCTGCACAGTGACGACAGCGTGCTGCAGAAGACGCCGTACAGCTTCGACGTCTCGGTCTGGGAATTCCTCTGGCCGCTGATGACCGGTGCCCGGTTGGTGGTGGCCCGTCCCGACGGCCACAAGGACCCGGGCTACCTGGCCGGCCTGATCAGTGCCGAGCGGGTCACCACCCTGCACTTCGTCCCCTCCATGCTGGAGGTGTTCCTGGAGGCGGAGGTGGTCGGGGACCTCACCTCACTGCGCCGGGTGGTGTGCAGCGGTGAGGCGCTGCCCGCCGCTCTGGCCCGCCGCTTCCTTGCCGAGACCGAGAACTGCGGCCTGCACAACCTGTACGGTCCCACCGAGGCGGCCGTCGACGTCAGCCACTGGCAGTGCCGTCCCGGGGAGCCAGGCCCGACCGTCCCGATCGGGCGCCCGATCGCCAACACCCGGCTGTACGTGCTGGACGAGCGCGGTGCTCCGGCCCCGGTCGGCGTCCCCGGCGAGCTGTGCATCGCCGGTGTACAGGTGGCGGAGGGCTACCTCAACCGTCCCGAGCTCACCGCCAGTCGTTTCGTCACGGACCCCTTCCACCGCGGCCGGATGTACCGCACCGGCGACCTGGCACGGTGGCGGCCGGACGGTGCGCTGGACTTTCTCGGCCGTCTGGACGACCAGGTGAAGCTGCGGGGTTTCCGGATCGAACTCGGTGAGGTGGAGGCGGCGGCCCGCGCCGTGGACGGAGTCCGCAACGCGGTCGCTGCCGCCCGGGACCAGCGGCTGGTCGCCTACGTCGCCGGCGACCGGGAGCTGGTCGACACCGCGCGGCTGCGAGCGGCGATGGGGCGCACCCTGCCCGAGTACATGGTGCCGGAGACCGTGGTGTGGCTGGACGAGGTCCCGCTGTCGCCCAACGGCAAGGTGGACCGCAAGGCGCTGCCCGACCCCGGCGTGCTCACCGACGAGAGTGAACAGGTGACTGCGCGGGACGGTCTGGAGCTGGCGCTGGTGGCCCTTTGGGAGGACGTCCTGGGACGCCGTCCCATCGGCGTCACCGACGACTTCTTCGATCTGGGCGGAACCTCGCTGCGTGCCGTACGCCTGCTGTCCCGGGTGACCGCCGAGCACGGCCGCGAGCTGCCGCTCTCCTCGCTCTTCGCCGGTGGGGCGACCATCGAACGGATGGCCGCCGAACTGCGGGACGGTCGGTCCGGTGCCTGGTCGCCGATCGTGCCCATACGGGCCGCCGGCTCCCGGCCACCGCTGTTCTGCCTGCCGCCCGCGGTCGGCAACGCGCTCAGCTACCTCGATCTGACCCGCCACCTCCCGGACGACCAGCCGGTGTACGGCCTGCAGTCCTACGGTCTGGACACCGGGCAGCACCCGGTGGACACGCTGGAAGAGGCGGTGGAGCACTATCTGGACGCCATCGTCGGCGTGCAGCCGGAGGGCCCGTACCACCTCGTCGGCTTCTGCGTCGGCAGTGTGGTCGCGTACGCCGTCGCCCAGCGGCTGCACGGGACCGGGCGCGAGGTGGGCTCGCTCACCATGCTCGACGGCGGTCCGCCGAATCTCGACAACGGTCTGGAACAGGCCGACGAGGCAGACCTGGCCGCCTGGTTCGGCTGGGAACTGGGACGGGCCGCCGACCGGCGCCTGGAGATCGACCCGGCCGCGCTCCGCGGGTTGCCGCCGGAACGGCTCACCGAGGAGCTGCTGGCCCGGGCGGCCGCCGCGGACGTATTGCCCCCGGACACCGCGACGGGCCAGCTCTCCAGGCTGATGGCGGTGTTCAACGCGAACGTCCGGGCGGTTCGCGGGTATCCGCTGGAACCGTGGGACGGCCCGCTGACGGTCGTACGCGCGGCCGAGGAGCCGCAGAGCCCGGTCGGGGGCTGGCAGCGGCTGGTCGGCCGGCCGCTGGAGATCCACGACGTTCCCGGAGACCACTACACCATGATGCGACCCCCGCACGTGCCCGAGCTCGCCGACCTGCTGGCCCGGGCGACCGACCCCGACACCCCTGGTAGTGACCAGTGA
- a CDS encoding sulfotransferase family protein, which translates to MTDRETPRILALWSAPRSRSTAFLRMMAERGDYTVVHEPFSHVVDFGKADVAGRTVRSESELITALRELSARTPVFFKDTTDFPYPGLLADTEFLAEAEHTFIIRHPREIVASHYALNPDLTRDEIGVARLGEIYDAVAARTGRSPVVVDSDDLLASPEPTVRAYCTAVGIGFRPEALNWQPGLREEWRSTRAWHESTSRTSGFTKVASSYSDTVDNNPLLAEFANYHLPYYLALKAGRMPVPEAGSN; encoded by the coding sequence ATGACCGACCGAGAAACCCCCCGCATTCTCGCCCTGTGGAGCGCCCCGCGATCCCGCTCGACCGCCTTCCTCCGAATGATGGCCGAGCGGGGTGACTACACGGTGGTGCATGAGCCGTTCTCGCACGTCGTCGACTTCGGCAAGGCCGACGTCGCGGGACGGACGGTGCGCAGCGAGTCCGAACTGATCACCGCCCTGCGCGAACTGTCCGCGCGCACGCCGGTGTTCTTCAAGGACACGACCGACTTCCCTTACCCGGGGCTGCTCGCCGACACGGAGTTCCTCGCCGAGGCCGAGCACACGTTCATCATCCGGCACCCCCGGGAGATAGTCGCCTCGCACTACGCGCTCAACCCCGACCTCACCCGGGACGAGATCGGCGTCGCCCGGCTCGGCGAGATCTACGACGCGGTGGCGGCACGCACCGGCCGGTCCCCGGTGGTGGTGGACTCGGACGATCTGCTCGCCTCACCCGAGCCGACCGTGCGCGCGTACTGCACGGCCGTCGGCATCGGTTTCCGCCCGGAAGCGCTGAACTGGCAGCCGGGGCTCCGGGAGGAGTGGCGGTCCACCCGTGCCTGGCACGAGTCGACCAGCCGTACCAGCGGCTTCACCAAGGTCGCGTCCTCGTACTCGGACACCGTGGACAACAACCCGCTGCTGGCCGAGTTCGCCAACTACCATCTGCCCTACTACCTGGCGCTCAAGGCCGGCCGGATGCCGGTCCCGGAGGCCGGGAGCAACTGA
- a CDS encoding GNAT family N-acetyltransferase: MEEPVKAVATVAGPADWEDVETLLGQRGSVKGCWCMFFRQTPQERRTQWGEGNRRALKELVDGGRAPGLVVHRNGEPAGWCSVAPRGEYPRLDRSPVTKPVDDTAVWSLVCLYVHPHHRGTGVARELVRAAVEHARRQGAAVVEAYPVDEALGPVPTDAAYHGLVGLLVAEGFEEVARRTPKRPVMRLRLQPADRGAD, encoded by the coding sequence GTGGAGGAACCAGTGAAGGCGGTCGCGACGGTGGCCGGACCCGCCGACTGGGAGGACGTCGAGACACTGCTCGGCCAGCGCGGATCGGTCAAGGGCTGCTGGTGCATGTTCTTCCGGCAAACGCCCCAGGAGCGGCGTACCCAGTGGGGCGAGGGCAACCGGCGGGCTCTGAAGGAACTGGTGGACGGCGGGCGCGCGCCCGGACTCGTCGTCCACCGCAACGGTGAACCAGCCGGATGGTGCTCGGTCGCACCGCGCGGGGAGTACCCCCGACTGGACCGCTCCCCGGTCACCAAGCCGGTGGACGACACGGCGGTGTGGTCGCTGGTCTGCCTGTACGTGCACCCCCACCACCGGGGCACGGGCGTGGCCCGCGAGCTGGTGCGGGCGGCGGTCGAACACGCCCGGAGACAGGGTGCCGCCGTGGTCGAGGCGTATCCGGTCGACGAGGCATTGGGCCCAGTGCCGACGGACGCCGCGTATCACGGGCTGGTCGGACTGCTCGTGGCCGAGGGCTTCGAGGAAGTCGCCCGGCGCACCCCGAAGCGCCCGGTGATGCGGCTGCGGCTGCAGCCGGCGGACCGGGGCGCGGACTGA
- a CDS encoding aspartyl/asparaginyl beta-hydroxylase domain-containing protein, with product MISARLPRSYDPTRLAEDLDRLRALPQAPQPGPYHDGEWTGVDLYAQGGGSGPAPQLEPFLPTPALDHAPYIAELLTGLEVPKLMVRLLTLPPGADIGEHNDAGCNPQFGSVRLHVPIQTHPDVVMVVDGERMRWQPGELWWGDFSKRHWLRNDSEVTRVHLVIDVLVNDFVLELFPPELVARWREEGTGISMYRPPLSRDDDALKRFAGGFMLPNQLMPLFGGGKGLDALVGGAVAELAPRDGRLAVSLNGEPTCALERVGESTLSVVGQPPGVTWEFGDTGAPTVVVRGVPEDLYAAQLGFQRGPIVPEQRFPLERVATPAS from the coding sequence GTGATTTCCGCTCGGCTGCCCCGCAGCTACGACCCCACCCGGCTGGCGGAGGACCTGGACCGGCTACGCGCGCTTCCCCAGGCCCCGCAGCCCGGCCCGTACCACGACGGCGAATGGACAGGCGTCGACCTCTACGCCCAGGGCGGCGGCAGCGGTCCCGCCCCACAGCTCGAACCCTTCCTGCCCACCCCGGCACTCGACCACGCTCCCTACATCGCCGAGCTGCTGACCGGCCTGGAGGTGCCCAAGCTGATGGTCCGGCTGCTCACCCTGCCACCGGGCGCCGACATCGGTGAGCACAACGACGCCGGCTGCAATCCCCAGTTCGGCTCCGTGCGGCTGCACGTGCCGATCCAGACCCACCCGGACGTGGTGATGGTCGTCGACGGCGAGCGGATGCGCTGGCAGCCGGGCGAGCTGTGGTGGGGGGACTTCTCCAAGCGCCACTGGCTGCGCAACGACAGCGAGGTCACCCGGGTGCACCTGGTGATCGACGTGCTCGTCAACGACTTCGTCCTGGAACTCTTCCCTCCCGAACTGGTCGCACGCTGGCGCGAGGAGGGCACGGGGATCTCGATGTACCGGCCGCCGCTGTCCAGGGACGACGACGCGCTGAAGCGTTTCGCCGGCGGCTTCATGCTGCCGAACCAACTGATGCCCCTGTTCGGCGGAGGGAAGGGACTGGATGCGCTGGTCGGCGGAGCGGTCGCCGAGCTCGCCCCGCGGGACGGGCGCCTGGCCGTCAGCCTGAACGGCGAGCCGACCTGCGCGCTGGAGCGGGTGGGGGAGAGCACCCTTTCGGTGGTGGGCCAGCCACCCGGCGTCACCTGGGAGTTCGGCGACACCGGAGCGCCCACGGTGGTGGTCCGGGGTGTGCCGGAGGACCTCTATGCGGCCCAGCTCGGCTTCCAGCGCGGCCCGATCGTCCCCGAGCAGCGTTTCCCCCTGGAGCGGGTGGCGACGCCGGCCTCCTGA
- a CDS encoding arginase family protein, whose translation MAGEIALLGVPSCAGTHGPGQEKAPAALRDAGLIERLTAAGWKVADHGDLPVVPFRTDPAHRTSQNLDRVAEVVEAVAVAVGDILDEGALPLVVGGDCTITLGVVAAQIARHPWTGLLYFDGDLDLSVPETTRSGILDTMVLSHLLGEGAPELYGLGPRTPLLPASGIVAFGHDPAELNASGRERMTRHGLRAHPCTEVTAPGADPVSAARAAREELAADHDRFVLHFDVDVIDSVDFPLANFPHFNEGLPLNVARDCLTEFCSAPQLAGLVVTEVNPDRDPDGAMVRILVDALAEALGGALDARGRHA comes from the coding sequence GTGGCCGGAGAGATCGCACTGCTCGGTGTCCCGTCCTGCGCCGGGACGCACGGTCCCGGCCAGGAAAAGGCCCCTGCGGCCCTGCGGGACGCTGGCCTGATCGAACGGCTGACGGCGGCCGGGTGGAAGGTGGCGGACCACGGGGACCTGCCCGTGGTCCCGTTCCGCACCGACCCGGCACACCGCACCAGCCAGAACCTCGACCGGGTGGCGGAGGTCGTCGAGGCGGTGGCCGTCGCGGTGGGCGACATCCTCGACGAGGGTGCTCTCCCGCTGGTCGTGGGCGGCGACTGCACCATCACCCTGGGCGTGGTCGCGGCCCAAATCGCCCGGCATCCGTGGACCGGACTGCTGTACTTCGACGGTGACCTGGACCTCTCCGTGCCGGAGACCACCCGCTCCGGCATCCTGGACACGATGGTCCTCTCCCACCTGCTCGGCGAGGGGGCGCCCGAACTGTACGGGCTGGGACCGCGCACCCCGCTCCTGCCCGCCTCGGGGATCGTGGCCTTCGGTCACGATCCGGCGGAGCTGAACGCCTCGGGCCGTGAGCGGATGACACGGCATGGGCTGCGCGCCCACCCGTGTACGGAAGTCACGGCCCCCGGAGCGGACCCGGTCTCCGCGGCACGAGCGGCTCGCGAGGAGCTGGCCGCGGACCACGACCGATTCGTACTGCACTTCGATGTCGACGTCATCGACTCGGTGGACTTCCCGTTGGCCAACTTCCCGCACTTCAACGAGGGGCTGCCGCTGAACGTCGCACGGGACTGCCTCACCGAGTTCTGCTCCGCCCCGCAACTCGCCGGGCTGGTCGTCACCGAGGTCAACCCGGACCGCGATCCCGACGGCGCCATGGTCCGCATCCTGGTCGACGCGTTGGCAGAGGCACTCGGCGGTGCCCTCGACGCACGGGGGCGCCACGCCTGA
- a CDS encoding transketolase family protein: MTAEAPDLAGTTGRDAFRQALTEHAGQDHRIWCCDSDMGGIAQDFGAAHPDRYVDLGIAEATMMTTAAALAAAGKIPFAHTMASFAALRAGEQVKVDIAYNNLPVHIAATHGGLSGGHFGPTHQSLEDIAVMRALPNMTVVVPSDPATAARLVPLLAELSGPSYVRLGRRVTAPVGPVDRPFALGRAEVLREGGDVTLVACGPHPVLAALGAADRLAADGLGATVLDMATIKPLDVQALVAAAERTDRVITVEDHSIIGGLGSAVAEALAEHRPVPLRRIGVPDRFCDRVGSHEELLAYFGITDERVYRTALALYKGVDDL, encoded by the coding sequence ATGACCGCCGAAGCGCCGGACCTCGCCGGGACGACGGGCCGGGACGCGTTCCGCCAGGCCCTCACCGAGCACGCCGGACAGGACCACCGGATCTGGTGCTGCGATTCCGACATGGGCGGCATCGCACAGGACTTCGGCGCCGCCCACCCCGACCGTTACGTGGACCTGGGCATCGCCGAAGCCACCATGATGACCACGGCCGCGGCCCTCGCCGCCGCCGGTAAGATCCCGTTCGCCCACACCATGGCCTCCTTCGCCGCCCTCCGCGCGGGCGAGCAGGTCAAGGTGGACATCGCGTACAACAACCTTCCCGTGCACATCGCGGCCACCCACGGCGGACTCTCGGGCGGACACTTCGGGCCCACCCACCAGTCCCTGGAGGACATCGCCGTGATGCGGGCCCTGCCCAACATGACGGTGGTCGTCCCCAGCGACCCGGCCACCGCCGCCCGGCTGGTCCCGCTGCTGGCCGAGCTTTCCGGCCCCAGCTACGTGCGGCTCGGACGACGTGTCACCGCGCCCGTCGGCCCGGTCGACCGCCCGTTCGCCCTCGGCCGGGCAGAGGTCCTCCGCGAGGGCGGGGACGTGACCCTGGTGGCCTGCGGACCGCATCCGGTGCTCGCCGCTCTCGGTGCCGCGGACCGGCTCGCCGCCGACGGCCTCGGCGCGACCGTCCTGGACATGGCGACCATCAAGCCGCTCGACGTCCAGGCACTGGTGGCCGCCGCCGAACGCACCGACCGGGTGATCACCGTCGAGGACCACAGCATCATCGGCGGCCTCGGCAGTGCCGTCGCCGAGGCGCTCGCCGAACACCGGCCCGTGCCGCTCCGCCGGATCGGTGTGCCCGACCGGTTCTGCGACCGGGTGGGCAGCCACGAGGAACTGCTCGCCTACTTCGGCATCACCGACGAGCGGGTGTACCGGACCGCTCTCGCGCTCTACAAGGGAGTTGACGACCTGTGA